A window from Rhea pennata isolate bPtePen1 chromosome 1, bPtePen1.pri, whole genome shotgun sequence encodes these proteins:
- the NPTXR gene encoding neuronal pentraxin receptor, with product MLAFLGAIICIIASVHPAGTAAPAAASAADNDSAATAALLPAADKGLGALHGPAEALASAGPRVPGPPPLFSRFVCTPLSAECPPAAAAPAAGGPEELLALRSAAAQLRRTALEQKEQIRMDQETIRELTGKLSRCEGGLQPAAAAAAGLRAAPRPGTMGHPPDEPPAVRELEEAVRALQDRIDRIEQELPARTNATAPTSPALTRDALHTKMEQLEEQLLSKILTLQKERQAANSDRSQQQHDIEKELNSLQNRVAELEHGPPSYSPPDAFKVTIPVQNNYMYARMKKTLPELYAFTICMWLKSKASGGLGTPFSYSVPGQANEIVLLEWGTNPLELLINDKVAQLPLRLKDKAWHHICVAWTTRDGKWAAYQDGEQRGAGENLASWHAIKPQGVIILGQEQDTLGGRFDATQAFVGEIAQFGVWDHMLAPAEILAMANCTSHLQGNVIQWDDQAVEVFGGAGKASFTVCEERRKA from the exons ATGCTGGCTTTCCTGGGGGCCATCATCTGCATCATCGCCAGCGTCCACCCGGCGGGCACCGCCgcccccgctgccgcctccgccgccgaCAATGACtccgccgccaccgccgccctGCTGCCGGCCGCCGACAAGGGGCTGGGGGCGCTGCACGGCCCCGCCGAGGCGCTGGccagcgccgggccgcgggtgccggggccgccgccgctcttCAGCCGCTTCGTGTGCACGCCGCTGAGCGCCGAgtgcccccccgccgccgccgcccccgccgccggcggccccgaggagctgctggcgctgcgcagcgccgcggcgcagcTCCGCCGCACGGCGCTGGAGCAGAAGGAGCAGATCCGCATGGACCAGGAGACCATCCGGGAGCTCACGGGCAAGCTGAGCCGCTGCGAGGGCGGCCtccagcccgccgccgccgctgccgccggcctccgcgccgccccgcggcccggcacCATGGGGCACCCCCCGGACGAGCCGCCCGCCGTGCGGGAGCTGGAGGAGGCCGTCCGCGCCCTCCAGGACCGCATCGACCGGATCGAG CAAGAGCTGCCAGCCCGAACGAATGCTACGGCACCCACCTCCCCGGCGCTGACCCGAGACGCACTCCACACCAAGatggagcagctggaggagcagctcctctccaAGATCCTGACACTGCAGAAGGAGCGCCAGGCGGCCAACAGCGAccgcagccagcagcagcatgacATCGAGAAGGAGCTGAACTCCCTCCAGAACCGGGTCGCTGAGCTGGAGCATG GGCCACCAAGCTACAGCCCTCCCGATGCCTTCAAGGTGACCATACCCGTGCAGAACAACTACATGTATGCCCGCATGAAGAAGACTCTGCCAGAGCTCTATGCCTTCACCATCTGCATGTGGCTGAAGTCCAAGGCCTCGGGTGGGCTCGGCACCCCCTTCTCCTACTCCGTCCCAGGGCAGGCCAACGAGATTGTGCTGCTGGAGTGGGGCACCAACCCCCTGGAGCTGCTCATCAACGACAAG GTTGCCCAGCTGCCACTGAGACTGAAGGACAAGGCCTGGCACCACATCTGCGTGGCGTGGACCACCCGGGATGGCAAGTGGGCAGCCTACCAGGACGGCGAGCAGCGGGGCGCTGGCGAGAACCTGGCCTCCTGGCATGCCATCAAGCCCCAGGGGGTGATAATCCTTGGCCAGGAGCAG GACACGCTGGGCGGCCGGTTTGATGCCACACAGGCCTTTGTGGGGGAGATCGCGCAGTTCGGTGTCTGGGACCACATGCTGGCGCCAGCGGAGATCCTGGCCATGGCCAACTGCACCTCCCACCTGCAAGGCAACGTGATCCAGTGGGATGACCAGGCGGTGGAGGTCTTCGGGGGCGCCGGCAAGGCGAGCTTCACGGTGTgcgaggagaggaggaaggcgTGA